The following DNA comes from Cucumis sativus cultivar 9930 chromosome 7, Cucumber_9930_V3, whole genome shotgun sequence.
tttaatttcaaacccCACATGTTATAAAAAGATATAGCCTTCTCAATTTGGTGCCATTATGGCAAATAGGTCAAcactttatcatttttcaatccCTTATATAAACCAGCCAAGCTCAGCTTCACAACAACCATGGCTTATTCCAACAAGATCaccttcttccttttttcctctctccttCTTTTACAAATGGTTTCCGCTGTTAAGTTCACGGTCACCAACAAGGCCGTTGGAACTCCTGGTGGCGTGCGCTTTGACAATGAAATCGGTGTGGACTGCAGCAGACAGATAATGGTAGCTTCCACTGATTTTATATGGAACATTTTCCAGCAAAGCTCCGTTGCTAATCGGAAGAATGTGCACAAGGTTAAACTATTCATCGTCACTGACTACGACGGTGTGGCCTTTGCTAGCAACAACGAAATTCATGTTAGTGCTGGCTATATTGCAAACTATGGTGGGGACGTGAAGAGGGAGATAACAGGTAAAGTATAAGTGACATgcatctaaatattttcctttcacTATACCGTTGTTATACTTGCTTTTTACGTAttgtttaatcttttattcatGTTCTTAATCATAGGTGTCCTATACCACGAAATGACTCATATCTGGCAATGGAACGGGATCCCGAATGCACCAGGCGGGCTGATCGAAGGGATCGCCGATTACGTACGGCTAAAGTCGGGGTATATTCCGGGGCATTGGGTGGGACCGGGCGGCGGGAGTTCATGGGACCAAGGGTACGACGTGACAGCGagatttttggattatttagAGGGGCTGAGAAGTGGATTCGTGGCGGAGCTGAACCGGAGGCTCAGAAATGGCTACTCCGCCAATTACTTCGTGCAATTGCTGGGGAAGCCGGTGGATCAGCTTTGGGCAGATTACAAGGCAGCTTACGGAAACTAGGACTTGATTAATTATTGCTTTTACACATATAATATCCATTATGTAATGGAGGTGTCCGATCTTCATCGATACATATTTTCTCGATTtatgcttctttttcttttgttgttatGTTTTTCGGAGCGAAGATTTTCTTCATTCCAATTGTTTTCTGATTAGTGTCAACCGTTTCTTCATATGACTTTGAAGAGCAACCAATATGAGAAGATTATGATCCAAGTCGTGtcaatttgtttttccaaaatatagtaattacACACCACAACAAATTTGCTGACACTCTTATTTATAATAAGTATTGTTAG
Coding sequences within:
- the LOC101221124 gene encoding uncharacterized protein LOC101221124, which encodes MAYSNKITFFLFSSLLLLQMVSAVKFTVTNKAVGTPGGVRFDNEIGVDCSRQIMVASTDFIWNIFQQSSVANRKNVHKVKLFIVTDYDGVAFASNNEIHVSAGYIANYGGDVKREITGVLYHEMTHIWQWNGIPNAPGGLIEGIADYVRLKSGYIPGHWVGPGGGSSWDQGYDVTARFLDYLEGLRSGFVAELNRRLRNGYSANYFVQLLGKPVDQLWADYKAAYGN